GTCAGCAGGGAATTATAGAGCATATTGCGAGTTTTATTAGTTATTTGTGGCAAATTCATATTTTTGAAGAAGGAAACACAAGGGCTGTTGCTATTTTCTTGATAAAATATCTTCGTAAATTAGGCTTTAAAGAAGTAAATAATACGTTGTTTGAAAAACACTCTTGGTATTTTCGTAACGCTCTTGTACGAGCTAATTATGAAGATTTATCAAAAAGTATTTACCCTACGCAAAAATATCTTATCCATTTCCTTTGTAATTTATTGCTGGGAAAGGATTATATTCTTAAAAATAGAGAGCTGCACATTCGTTATAATGACACTCTAAATTTAGAAAATGATACTGTAAATGACACTGTATTTAATGAGATTAAAAAAAATAATAAAGTTACAGCAAATCAAATAGCTGAAATTTTAAATATCAGTTTAAGTACAGTAAAACGCAGAATTAAAGTTCTAAAAGATACTCAAAAAATACAACGAATTGGAAGTGATAAAACGGGGTATTGGAAAATAAAATGATAAAAAACGCTTTAAAATGGCTATTCCCCACATTTTGATGCTTACTGAGTTTGTCAGCTTGTAAGCAAGATCCACACCCTTATTCATTTTACTACTGGCGGACAAATTTAACTCTAAACAGTGCCGAGCAACAAGCATTACAACAGAGTAACGATAAACTCTATGTTCGCTATTTTGATGTGGATAAACGAGCAGGGAAGTTTCAAGGATTAGCTTCGGTGGTGAAGCAAAAAAGTTTTGTTACCGATAAAAAAATTGTGCCTGTGGTATTTATTACCAACCGAACTTTTTTATATATTACTGACAAAGAAATTAATGAGCTAGCCCACAAAATTGCTGATACCATTAAGAAAAAATCTCAGCGTTTTGGGCTACACACAGCCGATGAAATTCAAATTGATTGCGACTGGACGGCAGGCTCTCGTGATGATTATTTTAAGTTTCTGCAAATACTACAAAAAATCACAGGCAAAGAAATTTCCGTTACTCTGCGATTGCACCAAGTCAAATTCAAAAACAAAACAGGTATTCCCCCTGTGAAAAAAGTCTTTTTAATGTGTTATTCCACTTCATCGCCCTTGAAAAATGATGATAAAAATTCAATTTTAGATGTGGCACTGCTGAAAAATTATTTGAAAAATATTGATGATTATCCAATTGAAAATATCACGGTTGCCTTGCCGATTTATTCGTGGGGCATTGTGACCAACCATTTAGGAAAACATAAATTAATCAATGCCTTAAATAAACAAAGCTTAGCAAATAAAAACTTTAAGCAATTAGGCAATAACGAAGTAGAAGTCTTACAAGACGACTTTTATTTTGGTTTTTTCTTAAACAAAGGTTTTCGTATAAAAGTAGAGGAAATTTCACTACAACAACTAAAACAAGTGGTTGATTTTCTCAATAGAAAAATAGGTAATTATGATATTATTTACTATCATTTAGATTCACGGTTTGTTGGGGGCAGGGATTTAAGGTTATGATAACTTGAATATTTATTTATCTCAGCTTATAATGAGAGAAAATGTAATTTTTTGAGGCTTATAGTATGGAAAAAGTAATAATATCGCAAAATAAACATTGGGAAAAAGCGTATTCAGGGCTTTATGAAAGAAATATTTTTTCTCAACTTTTGGCTAACCTTGAAACAAAACATATTCAAATCTTACAAGGTATCAGACGTAGTGGGAAATCATCACTGTTTAAATTACTAATAAATCATTTGAGAGATAAAGTAAATCCACAGCAGATACTCTATATTAATCTTGATGATCCTTTTTTTACTAAATATTCAAATGACCCAAAAGGCTTTTATGAAATCATTCAAACGGCACAAAAACTCACACAACAAAAAATAAAATATCTTTTTTTAGATGAAGTTCAGGCAGTTTTAGGCTGGGAAAAATATGTTAAAAGTGTTTATGATAGTGAAGAATTTGAAAAAATTTTTATCACAGGCTCAAATTCCTCTTTACTTAATTCAAAGTATGCAAGTTTGTTAACAGGACGATATTTATCAAATAAAGTATATCCTTTGAATTTTAGAGAAATATTAAAAATCAATGAGATAGATACTTTTTTAGAATTAAATAAACAACTTTCCAAAGTGTTGAAAATCATCGATGATATGATGAAATATGGTTCATTCGTTGAAGTTTATAAAAGTAGCGAAGCATTCAAAAGAGAAATTTTAACTTCGTATTATGACACTATTTTATTAAAAGATGCTTTGCAAAATAGTGGGGTAAGAGATGTCCGAGCCTTTAAAGATTTGGCATATTATGCTTTAAGTAATTTAACGTCGCTGTATTCCTATTCGTCTTTATCCAAAGCGGTTAAAATTACGGATAGATCGGCAAAAGATTATGTTTTGGCATTAAATGAATGTTATTTATTTAATGAAATCAAACTCTTTTCATATTCACTGAAAGAGCAGATAAATAATAAAAAGAAACTATATTTAAGCGACAATGGCTTTATGGATTTAGCATTTAGTTTTTCAAATAATTATGGCAAGTTATTTGAAAATCTTGTATTTACTGAGTTGCAAAAACAAAACTACGACATCTATTTTTACAACAAAGAGATTGAATGTGATTTTATTGCAAAAAAAGAGGATAAGTTAATAGCAATTCAAGTGTGTTATGAGCTAAATGAACATAATCAAGCCAGAGAATTTAATGGGCTTTTGAAGCTACCATTTACCGTAGATGAAAAATATATTATCACTTATAATCAAAATGAGAATACTATCAATGATGACGTGAAAGTGGTGAGATTTTGGGAATATTTTGGGTGAAATTAATTCAAAAGGAAAAAACAATGAAAAAACAACTCCTTTCTTTACTACTAGGTGTGGCATTATCACAACAAGTATCTGCTTGTGCTGATATTGATTTTGATAATCTTTATTTTAATTTATTTACTCAAGATATTATTACCGATAAGACTTTTACGCCATTTTTATACGAATCAAGTCCGTCCTTTTATCATAATGATAAAATTACTATTCCTGATGAAAATATTGATGATTGGCAAGCCTATTTTGATCATAAACTCACTTATGATCAAACTAAAAATCTTGTTTATAAAGCAACGATTGAGGATTTAGAGGATTGGAAAAGTAGTGATAGTTTAGAAAAATTTGGGATAAAAGAATTAGATCATAATTTTATGTATGATCACTATACAGGCATTAATTACTTGATTGAAGCCAAGTATTTACAACCCTATATGCACATTATCAGTAAAGATGATTGGAATGATGTATAAACCCGAGCGAGATAAGTTCATACAAAAAAGCGAGATAATTAAAGTTTTACTTTGTTTCACATATAGTAATAACTTTTCATTTTCTCGCTTTATTTGAGAGGGTACTCAGGTATTCTTGATACTCAGGTACTCAAATTTTTAATTATTCTTTTGGACTTGTTGCTTTATTTTTAGGTTGTGAAGATGAGCTATTTTGTCCTTGTTCTGTGTCCGTTTCTGCTTGCTTGATACAATCAAGAATCAAATAGCCTGCTGATTTACCAACTAAACAAGGTTCGTGAATATCAGTACAACGAACAATCTCAACTTTACCGCCTTTTTCTGTGTAAGTATCAACAACAAGCCCGTTTTCTCGTCTTACTGTGTAGCCATAAGATGGCTCAAAAATACTGCCTTTTTTCTGTTTTGCTTTTTCAGGAACATAAGCAAGAACAATACTATTAGACCATATTTTGACTAATTGCTCATCTTTTTCTTGGCTAGCTGAACCGATTCTAACTGTGCTAACACCTATCAACTCTGCAAAAATTTGAGGGGTTAAAATACCTGTTCTAGTGTATTTAATACGTTCTAAAAGCTCTTTGTTTTCTTTTAATACTGCCCATACATCACTAGCAATAATACAAGTATTCGGTGTTCTTCCTATCGTTGAAGTAACAACATTTAAGCCTTCATCAATAATTTTTAAAGGATTAGATTTTGCATTTGTAAAGCGATTTGTATCCGTTAAACGCATTACATTACTTTCATCATAATTATCAGGATTTTGTGCAATTTCGGCTACTTTTACCTCTCGTCCTAATGCGATAACATCTTGAATTACCGTTGTTGCATATTGTTTTAAAGGGTAGTTTGCTTCGTAATCTTCTCGATAATCGATAGGGTATTCTGCATCGTGTTCTTTTAATTCAATAGAAAGCACGCCTACATCTTCAGGGCTTAGGCGGTTTGAATCGCCGTGTAATTCTCTCACTGTTGTGCGAACTCTAAAAGCAAGTCGCCCAAATTGTGGAATTTTTCCTGCTTCTTTTTCAATTTCAACGACTGGCATTAAAGTATCTGCTACTAATTCAGCATTGTGATAACCTTGTGCTAACTGGGTTAAAATAGGGTCTTGAATACGTTTGTTAGATAAGCTCATTTTATTTTCCTTTTTTTTGTGATGATTTCAAAAGCGGTTGTATAATCTGTATTGTTTTGTTGCATATAAGTGCGTATTTGTTGGTCAAGCTCTATCATTTCAGGCGGTGTATCTTCTGAATATTGAACTATATT
This DNA window, taken from Pasteurella skyensis, encodes the following:
- a CDS encoding Fic family protein codes for the protein MSDNAYNNFDEYLKQGEPDKIQKANVWKTAIGLQQVDGLVPSDYLIQTAKQNIEGDISIEEVKQRIDSYYEQFPIKNDINREEEADKVSARIAQILNEQTFAFSPTEFLSIHRRLFENIYPNAGKIRDYNITKKEWILDGETVLYGSAYNLKDALEYDFEQEKKFSYRGLSQQGIIEHIASFISYLWQIHIFEEGNTRAVAIFLIKYLRKLGFKEVNNTLFEKHSWYFRNALVRANYEDLSKSIYPTQKYLIHFLCNLLLGKDYILKNRELHIRYNDTLNLENDTVNDTVFNEIKKNNKVTANQIAEILNISLSTVKRRIKVLKDTQKIQRIGSDKTGYWKIK
- a CDS encoding inorganic pyrophosphatase; translated protein: MSLSNKRIQDPILTQLAQGYHNAELVADTLMPVVEIEKEAGKIPQFGRLAFRVRTTVRELHGDSNRLSPEDVGVLSIELKEHDAEYPIDYREDYEANYPLKQYATTVIQDVIALGREVKVAEIAQNPDNYDESNVMRLTDTNRFTNAKSNPLKIIDEGLNVVTSTIGRTPNTCIIASDVWAVLKENKELLERIKYTRTGILTPQIFAELIGVSTVRIGSASQEKDEQLVKIWSNSIVLAYVPEKAKQKKGSIFEPSYGYTVRRENGLVVDTYTEKGGKVEIVRCTDIHEPCLVGKSAGYLILDCIKQAETDTEQGQNSSSSQPKNKATSPKE
- a CDS encoding ATP-binding protein, whose translation is MEKVIISQNKHWEKAYSGLYERNIFSQLLANLETKHIQILQGIRRSGKSSLFKLLINHLRDKVNPQQILYINLDDPFFTKYSNDPKGFYEIIQTAQKLTQQKIKYLFLDEVQAVLGWEKYVKSVYDSEEFEKIFITGSNSSLLNSKYASLLTGRYLSNKVYPLNFREILKINEIDTFLELNKQLSKVLKIIDDMMKYGSFVEVYKSSEAFKREILTSYYDTILLKDALQNSGVRDVRAFKDLAYYALSNLTSLYSYSSLSKAVKITDRSAKDYVLALNECYLFNEIKLFSYSLKEQINNKKKLYLSDNGFMDLAFSFSNNYGKLFENLVFTELQKQNYDIYFYNKEIECDFIAKKEDKLIAIQVCYELNEHNQAREFNGLLKLPFTVDEKYIITYNQNENTINDDVKVVRFWEYFG